One region of Pyramidobacter sp. YE332 genomic DNA includes:
- the nrdG gene encoding anaerobic ribonucleoside-triphosphate reductase activating protein — protein MKIRLASPMTRDSIVDGPGLRAVIWAQGCFHNCPGCHNPCTHNPFGGFEMDSADLIAQLDSLHLQQGLTLSGGEPFLQARALAEVARAARRRGLNVWAFTGFTFEQLTDRKNPAWADRMALLEQIDVLVDGRFERDKRDLSLRFRGSSNQRILDVKKSLTLQAPCVIEEYMRQAM, from the coding sequence ATGAAGATCCGCCTCGCCAGTCCGATGACCCGCGACAGCATCGTCGACGGGCCGGGGCTGCGGGCGGTGATCTGGGCGCAGGGATGCTTTCACAACTGCCCGGGCTGCCACAATCCCTGCACGCACAACCCCTTCGGCGGCTTCGAGATGGATTCGGCCGATCTGATCGCCCAGCTCGATTCGCTGCATTTGCAGCAGGGGCTGACGCTCTCCGGCGGCGAACCGTTCCTGCAGGCGCGCGCCCTGGCCGAAGTGGCCCGCGCGGCGCGCCGGCGCGGACTGAACGTGTGGGCCTTCACCGGCTTCACCTTCGAGCAGCTGACCGACCGCAAGAATCCGGCCTGGGCGGACCGCATGGCCCTGCTCGAGCAGATCGACGTGCTCGTCGACGGACGCTTCGAGCGCGACAAGCGCGACCTCTCGCTGCGTTTTCGCGGCTCGTCCAATCAGCGCATCCTCGACGTGAAAAAAAGCCTGACCCTGCAGGCCCCCTGCGTCATCGAAGAGTACATGCGGCAAGCCATGTGA
- a CDS encoding anaerobic ribonucleoside triphosphate reductase: MIETIKKRDGRLAPFNEDRITRAIFLAASAVAEKEGTAADFRIAEGLTSQVVRRLNEKYASGSPSVEDVQDMVVKVLIENGHARTSEAYITYRNERTRVRDSHTRLMKAIEEITFADAKTADVKRENANINGNTAMGTMLEYGSAVSREFCKTHVIHPAHARAHDEGDIHIHDMDFLNMGTLTCCQIDIRKLFKGGFSTGHGFLREPQDVMSYAALAAIAIQSNQNDQHGGQSIPYFDYGIADGVRKTFRKLYVSNLAKALELLCDLDAKAAVKEAEARAETETGRAISLTDDAERDEAERNILAASLKTGEAELGKLQAFARKEALAETDHRTYQAMEAFIHNLNTMHSRAGAQVPFSSINFGTDVSEEGRMVTRNLLLATEKGLGNGETPIFPILIFKVKEGVNYNPGDPNYDLLQLSCRVTSKRLFPNFSFLDAPFNAQYYKPGDPDTEATYMGCRTRVVGNRCGESTVSGRGNLSFTTINLPRLGIVHGQALGGATDLDAFFKDLDGKIDLVVDQLLERMEIQGRRRVKNFPFLMGQGVWKGSDGMNDEDELRDVIHQGTLTVGFIGLAECLVALTGKHHGESAESQELGLKIVRHMRERMDQASEQYDLNFSLIATPAEGLSGRFTRLDAKKFGAIPGITDREYYTNSFHVPVYYKIGVFDKIAREAPYHALTNGGHISYVELDGLGANNPEAFEAIVRAMKEAGVGYGSVNHPVDRDPVCGYTGIIPGDVCPHCGRHESDGPVGFERIRRITGYLVGTLDRFNNAKRAEVRDRVKHNQCQTEEEAGGK, translated from the coding sequence GTGATCGAGACCATCAAGAAGAGGGACGGCCGTCTGGCGCCCTTCAACGAAGACCGCATCACCCGCGCTATTTTTCTCGCCGCCTCCGCCGTGGCGGAGAAAGAGGGAACCGCCGCCGATTTCCGCATCGCCGAGGGGCTGACGTCGCAGGTCGTGCGCCGCCTCAACGAAAAGTACGCCTCCGGCTCGCCCAGCGTCGAGGACGTGCAGGACATGGTGGTCAAGGTGCTGATCGAAAACGGGCACGCCCGCACCAGCGAGGCCTACATCACCTACCGCAACGAACGCACGCGCGTGCGCGACTCCCACACCCGCCTGATGAAGGCCATCGAGGAGATCACCTTCGCCGACGCCAAGACCGCCGACGTGAAGCGCGAAAACGCCAACATCAACGGCAACACGGCCATGGGCACGATGCTGGAATACGGCAGCGCCGTCTCGCGCGAGTTCTGCAAGACGCACGTGATCCATCCCGCCCACGCCAGGGCGCACGACGAGGGCGACATCCACATCCACGACATGGACTTCCTCAACATGGGCACGCTGACCTGCTGCCAGATCGACATCCGCAAGCTGTTCAAGGGCGGCTTCTCGACGGGGCACGGTTTCCTGCGCGAGCCGCAGGACGTGATGAGCTACGCGGCGCTGGCGGCCATCGCCATCCAGAGCAATCAGAACGATCAGCACGGCGGCCAGAGCATCCCGTATTTCGACTACGGCATCGCCGACGGCGTGCGCAAGACGTTCCGCAAGCTGTACGTGAGCAATCTCGCCAAGGCGTTGGAACTGCTTTGCGACCTCGACGCGAAGGCCGCCGTCAAAGAGGCGGAAGCCCGCGCCGAAACCGAAACGGGGCGTGCCATCAGCCTGACGGACGACGCCGAACGGGACGAGGCCGAGCGGAACATCTTGGCCGCGTCGCTGAAAACCGGCGAGGCGGAGCTGGGCAAACTTCAGGCTTTCGCCCGCAAGGAAGCCCTCGCCGAAACGGACCACCGCACCTATCAGGCCATGGAAGCCTTCATCCACAACCTCAACACGATGCATTCGCGCGCCGGCGCGCAGGTCCCCTTCTCGAGCATCAACTTCGGCACCGACGTCAGCGAGGAAGGGCGCATGGTCACGCGCAACCTGCTGCTGGCGACCGAAAAGGGACTGGGCAACGGCGAGACGCCGATCTTCCCGATCCTCATCTTCAAGGTCAAGGAGGGCGTCAACTACAATCCCGGCGACCCCAACTACGACCTGCTTCAGCTTTCGTGCCGCGTCACTTCCAAGCGGCTTTTCCCAAATTTCAGCTTCCTCGACGCGCCCTTCAACGCCCAATACTACAAGCCCGGCGACCCCGACACGGAAGCCACCTACATGGGCTGCCGCACGCGGGTGGTCGGCAACCGCTGCGGCGAATCGACGGTGAGCGGCCGCGGCAATCTGTCGTTCACCACCATCAATCTGCCCCGCCTGGGCATCGTCCACGGGCAGGCGCTGGGCGGCGCGACCGATCTCGACGCCTTCTTCAAAGATCTCGACGGCAAGATCGACCTGGTCGTCGACCAGCTGCTGGAACGCATGGAAATCCAGGGACGCCGCCGCGTCAAGAACTTTCCCTTCCTGATGGGACAGGGCGTGTGGAAAGGTTCCGACGGCATGAACGACGAGGACGAACTGCGCGACGTGATCCACCAGGGCACGCTGACGGTCGGTTTTATCGGCCTGGCCGAGTGCCTGGTGGCCCTGACGGGCAAGCATCACGGCGAGAGCGCCGAGTCTCAGGAGCTGGGGCTGAAGATCGTCCGCCACATGAGAGAGCGCATGGATCAGGCTTCGGAACAGTACGACCTGAACTTCTCGCTCATCGCCACGCCGGCGGAGGGATTGTCGGGACGTTTCACCCGCCTCGACGCCAAAAAGTTCGGCGCGATCCCCGGCATCACCGACCGCGAGTACTACACCAATTCCTTCCACGTGCCCGTCTATTACAAGATCGGCGTCTTCGACAAGATCGCCCGCGAAGCGCCCTACCACGCGCTGACCAACGGCGGCCACATCAGCTACGTGGAACTGGACGGTCTGGGAGCCAACAATCCCGAAGCCTTCGAAGCCATCGTGCGCGCCATGAAAGAGGCAGGAGTCGGCTACGGCAGCGTCAATCACCCCGTCGACCGCGATCCCGTCTGCGGCTACACGGGCATCATCCCCGGCGACGTGTGCCCTCACTGCGGACGGCATGAGAGCGACGGCCCCGTCGGCTTCGAGCGCATCCGCCGCATCACGGGCTACCTCGTGGGAACGCTGGACCGCTTCAACAACGCCAAACGCGCCGAGGTCCGCGACCGCGTCAAGCACAATCAGTGTCAAACGGAGGAAGAGGCGGGCGGAAAATGA
- a CDS encoding succinate CoA transferase — translation MYNRISNREAESKTMSAAQAAELIKDGMTVGTSGFTMAGYPKAVPMALARRAERGEKIRIKLITGASVGDELDGRLARAGVLERRYPYQTNQSVRELANDDRLAYVDMHLSQVPFWIKNGYFGTIDVAIIEAIGIDDEGNIIPSTSVGCSNVLAEYAEKVIVEVNTAQPVKLEGMHDVYSPRRMKETEPIPIVRPNNRVGMPYIRCRPDKIAAVVVTDIPDSTRHLAQTDARSQIMADYLVAFLENEVACGRLPRKLPPIQSGVGNMANAVLGGLQKSKFRNLSIYSEVLQDSVLDLIETERVSFASGTALTISPERIDAFYKSLEMYKYKIILRPVEISNSPEVIRRLGVIAVNTALEVDLEGNVNSTHIGGCQIVNGLGGSGDFARNAALSVFTTPSTAKNGTISCIVPHVAHVDHTEHDPHVIITEQGCADLRGLTAYERARALIENCAHPKFRPALQAFVERSFARPGFRHGFAPEDPQRWTQDYRPEENESEKGND, via the coding sequence GTGTACAACCGCATCAGCAATCGCGAGGCAGAGAGCAAGACCATGTCGGCGGCGCAGGCCGCCGAGCTGATCAAGGACGGCATGACCGTCGGCACGAGCGGCTTCACCATGGCCGGGTATCCCAAGGCCGTTCCCATGGCGCTGGCCCGCCGGGCCGAACGCGGCGAGAAGATCCGCATCAAGCTGATCACCGGCGCTTCCGTCGGCGACGAGCTCGACGGGCGGCTGGCGCGCGCCGGCGTGCTCGAACGGCGCTATCCCTACCAGACCAACCAGAGCGTGCGCGAGCTGGCCAACGACGACCGCCTCGCCTACGTGGACATGCACCTCAGCCAGGTGCCCTTCTGGATCAAAAACGGCTACTTCGGCACAATCGACGTGGCCATCATCGAAGCGATCGGCATCGACGACGAGGGCAACATCATCCCCAGCACGTCGGTAGGCTGTTCCAACGTGCTGGCGGAATACGCCGAGAAGGTGATCGTCGAGGTCAACACGGCCCAGCCCGTCAAGCTGGAAGGCATGCACGACGTGTACAGCCCGCGCCGCATGAAGGAGACCGAACCGATCCCGATCGTGCGCCCCAACAACCGCGTCGGCATGCCCTACATCCGCTGCCGCCCCGACAAGATCGCCGCCGTGGTCGTCACCGACATCCCCGACTCGACGCGCCATCTGGCGCAGACCGATGCGAGATCGCAGATCATGGCCGATTACCTGGTCGCTTTCCTCGAGAACGAAGTGGCCTGCGGCCGGCTGCCGCGCAAGCTGCCGCCGATCCAGTCCGGCGTCGGCAACATGGCCAACGCCGTGCTGGGCGGGCTACAGAAGTCCAAATTCCGCAACCTTTCCATCTATTCGGAAGTACTGCAGGACTCCGTGCTCGACCTGATCGAGACGGAACGCGTCTCGTTCGCCTCGGGGACGGCGCTGACCATCTCGCCCGAGCGCATCGACGCCTTTTACAAAAGTCTGGAAATGTACAAGTACAAGATCATCCTGCGCCCCGTGGAGATCAGCAACTCGCCGGAAGTGATCCGCCGCCTCGGCGTCATCGCCGTGAACACGGCGCTGGAAGTCGACCTCGAGGGCAACGTCAACTCCACGCACATCGGCGGCTGCCAGATCGTCAACGGCCTCGGCGGCTCGGGAGACTTCGCGCGCAACGCCGCGCTCTCGGTGTTCACCACGCCGTCGACGGCGAAGAACGGAACGATCTCCTGCATCGTCCCGCATGTGGCGCACGTGGACCACACGGAACACGACCCTCACGTGATCATCACCGAACAGGGCTGCGCCGATCTGCGCGGGCTCACGGCCTACGAGCGCGCCCGCGCGCTGATCGAAAACTGCGCGCATCCCAAATTCCGCCCGGCGCTGCAAGCGTTCGTCGAGCGCAGCTTCGCGCGCCCCGGCTTCCGTCACGGCTTCGCGCCGGAAGATCCGCAGCGCTGGACGCAGGATTATCGCCCCGAAGAAAACGAATCAGAGAAAGGGAATGACTGA
- the meaB gene encoding methylmalonyl Co-A mutase-associated GTPase MeaB: protein MSIENNTYQPDWQPQNAGSEFACFVTKGVDDTGGPTAANVQPVRRNLSVDEYARGILNGDRAILSRAITLIESNAPKHFATAQELIQKLLPHTGRSMRVGITGVPGAGKSTFIEALGSWLCDHGHRVAVLAVDPSSTVTKGSVLGDKTRMEKLSRHSNAFVRPSPSGGTLGGVTRKSRETLLLVEAAGYDVVLVETVGVGQSETTVRNMVDYFLMVALTGAGDDLQGIKKGIMEIADSILVNKADGDNKVKALSARADFDMMLHYLRPATEGWVSRAYTCSSLTGEGIPEMWGVVEEFFRTVRGNGVFEKRRKEQVLKWVNDMAQEHLENLIGANQAIAAAKARIEEEVTAGKLPPTQAAQEIIDVMERELFQGGR from the coding sequence ATGAGCATCGAAAACAACACGTACCAGCCCGACTGGCAGCCGCAAAACGCCGGCAGCGAATTCGCCTGTTTCGTGACGAAGGGCGTGGACGACACCGGCGGTCCCACGGCCGCCAACGTCCAGCCCGTGAGGCGCAATCTCTCCGTCGACGAATACGCGCGGGGCATCCTGAACGGCGACCGCGCGATCCTGTCGCGGGCCATCACGCTGATCGAAAGCAACGCTCCGAAACACTTCGCCACGGCGCAGGAACTGATCCAAAAGCTGCTGCCCCACACGGGCAGATCCATGCGCGTCGGCATCACCGGCGTGCCCGGCGCCGGCAAAAGCACCTTCATCGAAGCGCTCGGCTCGTGGCTGTGCGATCACGGGCACCGCGTCGCCGTGCTCGCCGTCGACCCCAGCAGCACCGTCACCAAGGGCAGCGTCCTCGGCGACAAGACGCGCATGGAAAAGCTGTCGCGCCACTCCAACGCTTTCGTGCGTCCCTCCCCTTCGGGCGGCACGCTCGGCGGCGTCACGCGCAAGAGCCGCGAGACGCTGCTGCTCGTCGAGGCCGCGGGCTACGACGTGGTCCTCGTCGAGACCGTCGGCGTCGGCCAGAGCGAAACGACCGTGCGCAACATGGTGGATTACTTCCTCATGGTGGCGCTCACCGGCGCGGGCGACGACCTGCAGGGCATCAAGAAGGGCATCATGGAGATCGCCGACTCGATCCTCGTCAACAAGGCCGACGGCGACAACAAAGTCAAAGCGCTGTCGGCGCGCGCCGACTTCGACATGATGCTCCACTACCTGCGTCCCGCCACGGAAGGCTGGGTCAGCCGAGCCTACACCTGTTCGTCGCTGACGGGCGAGGGAATCCCCGAGATGTGGGGCGTGGTCGAGGAGTTCTTCAGGACCGTGCGCGGCAACGGCGTCTTCGAAAAACGGCGCAAAGAACAAGTGCTCAAATGGGTCAACGACATGGCGCAAGAACATCTGGAAAACCTCATCGGCGCCAACCAGGCCATCGCCGCCGCCAAGGCGCGCATCGAGGAGGAGGTCACCGCGGGCAAATTGCCGCCCACGCAAGCCGCCCAAGAGATCATCGACGTGATGGAGCGCGAGCTGTTCCAGGGCGGACGGTAA
- the scpA gene encoding methylmalonyl-CoA mutase, translated as MYQNPDFTKIAFKEESRAESRQDWEARVLRETGRSVSELCTRTMEQIDVKPLYTADDYAGMNHLGSMAGIPPFLRGPYPTMYVARPWTVRQYAGFSTAEESNAFYRRNLAAGQKGLSIAFDLATHRGYDSDHPRVVGDVGKAGVAVDSILDMEILFSGIPLGQMSVSMTMNGAVLPVMAFYIVAAQEQGVDMKVLSGTIQNDILKEFMVRNTYIYPPAASMRIIGDIFAFTSRNMPKFNCISISGYHMQEAGATADIELGYTLADGLEYIRTGMKAGLGIDDFAPRLSFFWAIGKNYFMEVAKMRAARMLWGKIVKQFDPKNTKSMALRTHSQTSGWSLTAQDPFNNVTRTCVEAMAAALGHTQSLHTNALDEAIALPTDFSARIARNTQLYIQDETKVCKVIDPWGGSYYVEALTDELIRRAWAHIQEVESLGGMAKAIDTGLPKMRIEEAAARRQAHIDSGNEKIVGINYFPLEKEDPLDILDVDNTAVRQAQIARLEKLRAGRDPEKVRQCLDTITHAMESGEGNLLELSVEAARARASLGEISFAIEKVCGRHKAVIRSISGVYSSEFADDEVIKEVRQMTDDFEKREGRRPRIMVAKMGQDGHDRGAKVVATAYADMGFDVDVGPLFQTPAETAQDAVDNDVHIVGMSSLAAGHKTLLPQLVEELEKRGRGDIMVVAGGVIPAQDYQFLYDHGAACIFGPGTVIPAAAREMLQVLNKRLAAQEGAAK; from the coding sequence ATGTATCAGAATCCTGATTTCACCAAGATCGCCTTCAAGGAAGAAAGCCGCGCCGAATCGCGTCAGGACTGGGAAGCGCGCGTCCTCAGGGAGACGGGCCGTTCCGTCTCCGAACTGTGCACGCGCACCATGGAGCAGATCGACGTCAAGCCGCTCTATACCGCCGACGACTACGCCGGCATGAACCATCTCGGTTCCATGGCCGGCATCCCGCCGTTCCTGCGCGGGCCGTATCCCACCATGTACGTCGCCCGTCCCTGGACGGTGCGCCAATACGCCGGTTTCTCCACGGCCGAGGAGTCGAACGCGTTCTACCGCCGCAACCTCGCCGCCGGCCAGAAGGGGCTCTCCATCGCCTTCGACCTGGCCACGCACCGCGGCTACGATTCCGACCACCCGCGCGTCGTCGGCGATGTCGGCAAAGCCGGCGTGGCCGTCGACTCGATCCTCGACATGGAGATTCTCTTCTCCGGCATCCCGCTGGGGCAGATGTCCGTCTCCATGACCATGAACGGCGCCGTGCTGCCCGTCATGGCCTTCTACATCGTCGCCGCGCAGGAACAGGGCGTCGACATGAAAGTCCTGAGCGGCACGATCCAGAACGACATCCTCAAGGAGTTCATGGTGCGCAACACCTACATCTACCCCCCCGCGGCCTCCATGCGCATCATCGGCGACATCTTCGCCTTCACCTCGCGCAACATGCCCAAGTTCAACTGCATCTCCATTTCCGGCTATCACATGCAGGAAGCCGGCGCCACCGCCGACATCGAACTGGGCTACACGCTGGCCGACGGCCTCGAGTACATCCGCACCGGCATGAAGGCCGGACTGGGCATCGACGATTTCGCGCCGCGTCTTTCCTTCTTCTGGGCCATCGGCAAGAACTACTTCATGGAAGTGGCCAAGATGCGCGCCGCGCGCATGCTCTGGGGCAAGATCGTCAAACAGTTCGACCCCAAGAACACCAAGTCCATGGCGCTGCGCACGCACTCGCAGACTTCGGGCTGGAGCCTGACCGCCCAGGATCCCTTCAACAACGTCACGCGCACCTGCGTCGAGGCCATGGCCGCCGCGCTTGGACACACCCAGTCGCTGCACACCAACGCCCTCGACGAAGCCATCGCCCTGCCCACGGATTTTTCCGCCCGCATCGCGCGCAACACGCAGCTCTACATCCAGGACGAGACAAAGGTCTGCAAGGTCATCGACCCGTGGGGCGGCTCCTACTACGTGGAAGCCCTCACCGACGAGCTGATCCGCCGCGCCTGGGCGCACATTCAGGAAGTCGAAAGCCTCGGCGGCATGGCCAAGGCCATTGACACCGGCCTCCCCAAGATGCGCATCGAAGAGGCCGCGGCCCGCCGCCAGGCCCACATCGACTCCGGCAACGAAAAGATCGTCGGCATCAATTACTTCCCGCTCGAGAAGGAAGACCCGCTCGACATTCTCGACGTCGACAACACCGCCGTGCGCCAGGCGCAGATCGCGCGCCTCGAAAAGCTGCGCGCCGGCCGCGATCCCGAAAAAGTGCGGCAGTGCCTCGACACCATCACCCACGCCATGGAAAGCGGCGAGGGCAACCTGCTCGAGCTGTCAGTTGAAGCGGCCCGCGCGCGCGCGTCGCTGGGCGAGATTTCCTTTGCCATCGAAAAAGTGTGCGGGAGGCACAAAGCCGTGATCCGTTCGATTTCCGGAGTGTACAGCAGCGAATTCGCCGACGACGAAGTGATCAAGGAAGTCCGCCAGATGACCGACGACTTCGAGAAGCGCGAAGGGCGCCGCCCGCGCATCATGGTCGCCAAGATGGGGCAGGACGGTCACGACCGCGGCGCCAAGGTGGTCGCCACCGCCTACGCGGACATGGGTTTCGACGTCGACGTCGGGCCGCTGTTCCAGACGCCAGCCGAGACCGCTCAGGACGCCGTGGACAACGACGTCCACATCGTCGGCATGAGCTCGCTGGCCGCCGGCCACAAGACGCTGCTGCCGCAGCTCGTCGAAGAGCTGGAAAAGCGCGGCCGCGGCGACATCATGGTCGTCGCCGGCGGCGTCATCCCGGCGCAGGATTACCAATTCCTGTACGACCACGGCGCCGCCTGCATCTTCGGCCCCGGTACGGTCATCCCCGCCGCCGCCCGCGAGATGCTGCAGGTGCTGAACAAGCGTCTTGCCGCCCAGGAGGGAGCCGCGAAGTAG
- a CDS encoding methylmalonyl-CoA mutase family protein: MEKDQQKSAPITPVTFDEFKVPTYEEWKQAAAVALKGAPFDKKMFTKTFEGITLQPIYTAADVENLKDCHAFPGAQDFLRGVKSAPQHDRLWEIAQGVDARCPRQAGELAAEELKRGATAIHPVLDYSSTHGMDVPARERRGVSICALEHLEKFFAAADPSAHELHIAAGASALPMLGMIAAWCEKHGVALSSLKGCVGADPVGSLARDGSLSRSLDSLYDEMAQTLLWAENHQCALRTILIRGSIYANAGASAVQETACALADAVAVIRAMSERGIAPDATAHHLRFEVGLGANFFMEIARLRALRVLWAHVARAFGCEGESAKVNVFAETSPFTATVYDPYVNILRTSTQAFSAAVAGVDAMNVNCFDWAVRPATEQARRIARNQQIMMQTEFNFDAAVDPAGGSWYVETLTRQVEDRVWELFQKIESEGGIVKALQSGLIQNEIGAVLADRFKKLATRAERAVGNNMYANMAETPLDVPASDLAEFKAAREAKVAEIKERRCPDCLAKALKDVAESAKCGKGGQVVHAAEAFAAEALLSDLWKTLDAAGACELKVAPLEPHRWTEQYEALRKRTEDYAATTGGNVKVFLANMGPIPQHKPRADFSTGFFEVARFEVLKNDGFETVELAAEAAAKSGADAAVICSTDDTYPELVPPLAKLIKEKRPDMTVFLAGAPAPEFKQSYLDAGVDDFIHVKANCLQVLTAMQKKKGMC; this comes from the coding sequence ATGGAAAAAGACCAGCAGAAATCTGCGCCGATCACTCCTGTCACCTTTGACGAGTTCAAAGTCCCCACGTACGAGGAGTGGAAGCAGGCCGCCGCAGTGGCTCTGAAGGGGGCGCCCTTCGACAAAAAAATGTTCACGAAGACGTTCGAGGGCATCACACTTCAGCCCATCTACACGGCCGCGGACGTGGAGAATCTGAAAGACTGCCATGCCTTTCCCGGAGCGCAGGACTTTTTGAGAGGCGTCAAGAGCGCGCCGCAGCACGATCGTCTCTGGGAGATCGCCCAGGGCGTCGATGCGCGCTGCCCGCGCCAAGCCGGCGAACTGGCCGCCGAGGAACTGAAAAGGGGCGCCACGGCCATCCACCCGGTGCTCGATTACTCCAGCACGCACGGTATGGACGTTCCCGCCCGCGAGCGTCGCGGCGTCAGCATCTGCGCGCTGGAACATCTGGAAAAGTTTTTCGCCGCCGCCGATCCGAGCGCGCACGAGCTGCACATCGCCGCCGGCGCGTCGGCCCTGCCGATGCTGGGTATGATCGCCGCCTGGTGCGAAAAGCACGGCGTCGCGCTTTCCAGCCTGAAAGGCTGCGTCGGCGCCGACCCCGTCGGCTCGTTGGCCCGCGACGGCTCGCTGAGCCGCTCGCTCGACAGCTTGTACGATGAGATGGCGCAGACGCTGCTCTGGGCCGAGAACCATCAGTGCGCGCTGCGCACGATCCTGATCCGCGGCAGCATTTACGCCAACGCCGGAGCGTCCGCCGTCCAGGAGACGGCCTGCGCGCTCGCCGACGCCGTCGCCGTGATCCGCGCCATGTCGGAGCGCGGCATTGCCCCCGACGCGACCGCCCACCATCTTCGCTTCGAAGTCGGGCTCGGCGCCAACTTCTTCATGGAGATCGCCCGCCTGCGCGCCCTGCGCGTGCTCTGGGCGCACGTGGCGCGCGCCTTCGGCTGCGAGGGCGAGAGCGCCAAGGTCAACGTGTTCGCCGAGACCTCGCCGTTCACCGCGACGGTCTACGATCCCTACGTCAACATCCTGCGCACGTCCACGCAGGCCTTTTCGGCCGCCGTGGCCGGCGTCGACGCCATGAACGTCAACTGTTTCGACTGGGCCGTCCGTCCCGCCACCGAGCAGGCGCGGCGCATCGCCCGCAACCAGCAGATCATGATGCAGACCGAGTTCAACTTCGACGCCGCCGTCGACCCCGCCGGCGGTTCCTGGTACGTGGAGACACTGACCCGCCAGGTCGAAGACCGCGTCTGGGAACTGTTCCAGAAAATCGAATCCGAAGGCGGAATCGTCAAGGCGCTGCAGTCCGGCCTGATCCAGAACGAGATCGGCGCCGTGCTCGCCGACCGCTTCAAGAAGCTCGCCACCCGCGCCGAACGCGCCGTCGGCAACAACATGTACGCCAACATGGCGGAAACGCCGCTCGACGTGCCCGCAAGCGACCTAGCCGAGTTCAAGGCCGCCCGCGAGGCCAAAGTGGCGGAGATCAAAGAACGCCGCTGCCCCGACTGCCTCGCCAAGGCGCTGAAAGACGTGGCCGAAAGCGCCAAATGCGGCAAGGGCGGCCAGGTCGTCCACGCCGCCGAGGCGTTCGCGGCCGAGGCGCTGCTGTCCGATCTGTGGAAAACTCTCGACGCCGCCGGCGCCTGCGAACTCAAAGTCGCGCCGCTTGAGCCGCACCGCTGGACCGAACAGTACGAAGCGCTGAGGAAGCGCACCGAAGACTACGCCGCCACAACCGGCGGCAACGTCAAAGTTTTCCTCGCCAACATGGGCCCCATCCCGCAGCACAAGCCGCGCGCCGATTTCAGCACGGGCTTCTTCGAGGTGGCTCGCTTCGAGGTGCTGAAGAACGACGGTTTCGAGACCGTGGAGCTGGCCGCCGAGGCCGCCGCGAAAAGCGGTGCCGACGCCGCCGTGATCTGTTCGACCGACGACACCTATCCCGAACTCGTGCCGCCGCTGGCCAAGCTGATCAAGGAGAAGCGCCCCGACATGACCGTGTTCCTCGCCGGCGCGCCCGCGCCCGAGTTCAAACAGAGCTATCTCGATGCCGGCGTCGACGATTTCATCCACGTGAAAGCCAACTGCCTCCAGGTCCTCACCGCCATGCAGAAGAAAAAGGGGATGTGCTAG